A stretch of Comamonadaceae bacterium M7527 DNA encodes these proteins:
- a CDS encoding DUF6172 family protein: protein MKKTYDLRLEGKNPDRLLDAAKNDVRKYIKRCRDKALPAGTHFWHFVCKVGASEAQAADVRPQQLTEVINSTVAAGATTLFAHIEPVATARVYKNVAQPWGQSDEQANDQADQP, encoded by the coding sequence ATGAAGAAAACATATGACTTGCGCCTAGAAGGCAAAAACCCTGATCGCCTGCTGGACGCTGCCAAAAATGATGTGCGCAAGTACATCAAGCGTTGTCGTGACAAAGCCTTGCCTGCGGGCACACATTTTTGGCATTTTGTGTGCAAGGTGGGCGCAAGCGAGGCGCAGGCTGCAGACGTACGCCCGCAGCAGCTCACCGAGGTGATCAACAGTACGGTGGCTGCTGGTGCTACCACTTTGTTTGCGCACATTGAGCCAGTTGCGACAGCGCGCGTGTACAAAAACGTGGCCCAGCCATGGGGCCAGTCTGACGAGCAAGCCAACGATCAGGCTGACCAGCCATAG
- a CDS encoding Glu/Leu/Phe/Val dehydrogenase — protein MSSNSHLSNLPSYLDPNNLGPWGVYLQQVERVTPYLGSLARWVDTLKRPKRILTVDVPIHLDDGSIAHFEGYRVQHNLSRGPGKGGVRFHQDVTLSEVMALSAWMSVKNAAVNVPFGGAKGGIRLDPRKYSKGELERITRRYTSEIGIIIGPSKDIPAPDVNTNEQVMAWMMDTYSMNQGGTSTGVVTGKPVDLGGSLGRREATGRGVFTVGIEAAQHMGLKIEGARLAVQGLGNVGGTAARLFAQAGALVVAAQDHGGAIVNDKGFDMPALLAHVAQQGSVAGFAGGDAAEPDSFWDVNCDILIPAALEGQITEHNANRIKAKLILEGANGPTTPQADDILSDKGVVIVPDVIANAGGVTVSYFEWVQDFSSFFWSEDEINARLVRIMREAFDGVWRTAKQHATTLRTATFIVACTRILNAREQRGLYP, from the coding sequence ATGTCGTCCAATAGCCACCTCAGCAATCTGCCCTCTTATTTAGACCCCAACAACCTGGGCCCATGGGGCGTTTATTTGCAGCAAGTCGAGCGCGTCACGCCCTACCTGGGCAGCTTGGCGCGTTGGGTCGATACGCTAAAGCGCCCCAAGCGCATACTGACCGTAGACGTGCCCATTCACCTGGACGACGGCAGCATTGCCCACTTCGAGGGCTACCGCGTGCAGCACAACTTGTCACGAGGCCCCGGCAAAGGCGGCGTACGTTTTCACCAAGACGTCACGCTGTCAGAAGTAATGGCCTTGTCCGCCTGGATGTCTGTCAAAAACGCCGCTGTCAATGTGCCATTTGGCGGCGCCAAGGGCGGCATTCGCCTGGACCCGCGCAAGTACTCAAAGGGTGAGCTGGAGCGCATTACCAGGCGCTACACCAGCGAGATTGGCATCATCATCGGCCCGTCCAAAGATATACCCGCACCAGACGTGAACACCAACGAGCAAGTCATGGCGTGGATGATGGACACCTACTCCATGAACCAGGGCGGCACGTCAACCGGCGTGGTCACTGGCAAGCCGGTGGACTTGGGCGGCTCTTTGGGCAGGCGTGAGGCTACGGGCCGCGGCGTGTTTACCGTGGGCATTGAGGCGGCCCAGCACATGGGACTCAAGATTGAAGGCGCGCGCTTGGCCGTGCAAGGCTTGGGCAATGTGGGTGGCACGGCCGCCAGGTTGTTTGCCCAAGCTGGCGCGTTGGTGGTAGCGGCGCAAGATCATGGCGGCGCCATTGTCAATGACAAAGGCTTTGACATGCCCGCGCTACTGGCCCACGTGGCCCAACAAGGCTCAGTAGCTGGCTTTGCAGGCGGCGACGCGGCAGAGCCTGACAGCTTTTGGGATGTGAACTGCGACATACTGATACCAGCTGCCCTTGAGGGGCAAATCACAGAGCACAACGCCAACCGCATCAAAGCCAAGCTCATATTGGAAGGCGCCAACGGCCCCACCACACCGCAGGCCGACGACATATTGAGCGACAAAGGCGTGGTCATCGTGCCAGACGTCATCGCCAACGCAGGCGGCGTCACGGTGAGCTACTTTGAATGGGTGCAAGACTTCTCTAGCTTTTTCTGGAGCGAAGACGAAATCAATGCACGCTTGGTACGCATCATGCGCGAAGCGTTTGACGGCGTGTGGCGCACCGCCAAGCAACACGCCACCACACTGCGCACGGCCACCTTTATCGTGGCCTGCACGCGCATACTGAACGCCCGTGAACAACGAGGTTTGTACCCCTGA
- a CDS encoding transposase, with amino-acid sequence MRTKENARVNTLGSVATALLQSAPSAPTPPKPPVSSPTWPAPPTNLATARPQVQAALAALHRTQLDCLSARFEPKHPLLCDTQHTTYEAARSMDIAASQFQRLALLQANTNIQPNSCCGQHPALRTTHDHLAHRERLAQVAWLAFGKHQPLTDIAQTLAQQGVTVTPDTLGRWMGMLTQALLPLAARLQTQVLQSSVLHAREQTIHVLARNGDRVRAYVWAYGPSAAQGLQAVMYNLNLGRSTQQTKQIWGHCPTRHKRQRGSEHVPPKLACVMVDDHLPYKPLFESDTGRPFVTALGCWANVKRNFEALLANASCTLAAQALAYINDLYATEQHIRNRRLSASAALAARQQRALPTLHALHDLLLKHDVVLRYTMDPKLLAIKYCLNRWDALQRYAHSGHLPIDNTPMRNLEWPWAQPNHHRLFAGSASAGQRAAAMMSLLTSAQLNGLNPQTYIAKVIQHIPPSGTFTNTQLDALLPTNG; translated from the coding sequence ATGCGTACAAAAGAAAACGCCCGCGTTAATACCCTGGGTTCAGTTGCAACAGCATTGCTACAGTCGGCGCCCAGTGCGCCCACACCACCCAAACCACCCGTAAGCTCGCCCACGTGGCCTGCACCCCCCACCAACCTGGCAACTGCACGCCCACAAGTCCAAGCTGCGCTGGCCGCCTTACACCGCACGCAGCTGGACTGCTTGAGCGCACGGTTTGAGCCCAAACACCCGCTGCTGTGTGACACACAGCACACCACGTATGAAGCAGCACGCAGCATGGACATTGCCGCGAGCCAGTTTCAACGGTTAGCGCTATTGCAGGCAAACACCAACATTCAACCCAATAGTTGCTGCGGCCAGCATCCGGCATTACGCACCACCCACGACCACCTCGCGCACCGTGAACGCTTGGCGCAAGTGGCCTGGCTTGCATTTGGCAAGCACCAACCCTTAACAGACATTGCCCAAACACTGGCGCAGCAAGGCGTAACCGTTACGCCAGACACACTGGGGCGTTGGATGGGCATGCTGACCCAAGCGCTGCTACCACTGGCGGCACGCTTGCAAACACAGGTGTTGCAAAGCAGCGTGCTGCACGCGCGCGAACAAACCATCCACGTACTGGCCCGCAATGGCGACCGCGTGCGCGCCTATGTATGGGCTTATGGCCCCAGCGCTGCGCAAGGACTGCAGGCCGTGATGTACAACCTAAACCTTGGGCGCAGCACCCAACAAACCAAACAAATATGGGGGCACTGCCCCACCCGCCACAAGCGCCAGCGCGGGTCAGAGCATGTACCGCCCAAACTGGCCTGTGTAATGGTAGATGACCACCTGCCTTACAAGCCCTTGTTTGAATCTGATACCGGCAGACCTTTTGTCACGGCGCTGGGGTGCTGGGCCAATGTAAAGCGCAACTTTGAAGCCCTGTTGGCCAACGCCTCCTGCACACTCGCTGCACAAGCCCTTGCCTACATCAATGACCTGTATGCAACAGAGCAGCACATACGCAATCGCCGCTTGTCAGCGTCTGCAGCGCTGGCCGCCAGGCAGCAACGCGCATTACCCACACTCCATGCCCTGCATGACTTGCTGCTAAAGCACGACGTGGTGTTGCGCTACACCATGGACCCCAAACTGCTGGCCATCAAATACTGCCTGAACCGTTGGGACGCATTGCAACGCTATGCACACAGCGGCCACTTACCCATAGACAACACGCCCATGCGCAACCTGGAATGGCCTTGGGCGCAGCCCAACCACCACCGGCTTTTTGCAGGCAGTGCATCCGCCGGGCAGCGCGCCGCTGCCATGATGAGCTTGCTCACCTCCGCCCAACTCAATGGCCTAAATCCGCAAACCTACATCGCCAAGGTCATACAACACATACCGCCATCGGGCACATTCACCAACACCCAGCTTGATGCGCTACTGCCCACCAATGGCTAG